From the Montipora capricornis isolate CH-2021 chromosome 2, ASM3666992v2, whole genome shotgun sequence genome, one window contains:
- the LOC138037948 gene encoding uncharacterized skeletal organic matrix protein 5-like, which yields MESLCQYAQSDNCDGTDVCTAMKTLAMKFEEKLENLYSLVENISMSLQSPPGSSCKELYDNGWRLNKAYMLSTDIGKIPVYCHMTSDVGECGGGGWTLVMKIDGNKRTFHYDADFWENNKEFNLPGGETGLDSQETKLPTYWETSFSKICLGMKYGQQIRYIVVNKQADSLYSLIADGQHRATSLSREKWKSLLGSKGSLQPHCNTQGFNAVGSNSGWAKARIGIVANQENDCNTCDSRIGFGTGGRHDDSNTCGNQATHGPDNGDKRIKAFGYILVQ from the exons ATGGAAAGCCTATGTCAAT ATGCCCAATCTGACAACTGTGATGGGACAGATGTCTGTACAGCCATGAAGACTTTGGCAatgaagtttgaagagaagttgGAAAATCTCTACTCCCTGGTTGAAAACATCTCAATGTCGCTGCAGTCCCCACCAG GCTCTTCTTGCAAGGAACTGTATGACAACGG TTGGCGATTAAATAAAGCCTACATGCTGTCGACTGACATTGGAAAAATCCCTGTGTATTGTCACATGACAAGCGACGTTGGCGAATGCGGTGGTGGAGGATGGACACTGGTCATGAAAATTGATGGTAACAAG CGAACCTTTCACTACGACGCCGACTTCTGGGAAAACAACAAAGAGTTCAATCTTCCTGGAGGAGAGACTGGGCTTGACTCACAAGAGACCAAGTTACCGACCTATTGGGAGACATCCTTCTCAAAGATCTGTCTCGGTATGAAGTACGGCCAACAGATCAGGTACATCGTCGTCAACAAGCAGGCCGACTCTCTGTACTCACTGATCGCTGACGGCCAACACCGCGCCACCTCACTGAGCCGTGAAAAATGGAAGTCGCTGCTTGGTTCAAAGGGCTCCTTACAGCCACACTGTAATACGCAAGGCTTCAATGCTGTGGGCTCTAATTCTGGCTGGGCTAAAGCTAGAATCGGTATCGTTGCTAATCAGGAAAATGATTGCAACACCTGTGACTCCAGAATTGGGTTTGGTACAGGAGGACGCCATGATGACTCTAACACATGTGGAAACCAGGCAACCCACGGACCAGATAATGGAGACAAACGCATCAAAGCCTTTGGATACATCTTAGTGCAGTGA